A stretch of the Neptunomonas phycophila genome encodes the following:
- the mqo gene encoding malate dehydrogenase (quinone), with product MTAKSVDVLLVGAGAMSTALGTLLKQLDPSLDMMMVEQLDHVAQESTDGWNNAGTGHAAYCELNYTPMLKDGSIDTTKAFKINTAFEVSLQFWAYLVKQGALPTPRQFINPTPHQSFVWGDENVAFLKKRYETLSQTVAFKDMEYSEDPEVLRQWMPLVMQNRSPDEKVAGTRVRYGSDVDFGSLARNMAECLNRSENFAMKLGCKVKDLVKQPDGQWKVEIKDLKSGQHETVVAKFVFLGAGGGALPLLQKSNIVEGNGYGGFPVSGQWLVCKKPEIVSKHLAKVYGKAPIGAPPMSVPHLDTRIINGEKALLFGPFAGFTTKFLKQGSIFDLPKSVKMDNIKSMLSVGKNNMDLTRYLISEVLQSHDSRVDALRKFFPDAKNEDWTLSYAGQRVQIIKKDPAGGGKLEFGTEVIIAEDGSISALLGASPGASTAVDTMVTLVERCFADRMASPEWQAKMKEMIPSYGQSLIENPELLRTVRKYSLETLKLDENYE from the coding sequence ATGACGGCTAAATCGGTTGATGTATTGTTAGTAGGTGCAGGTGCAATGAGCACAGCACTTGGAACCCTCCTTAAACAGCTAGACCCTTCTCTTGACATGATGATGGTGGAACAACTGGATCATGTAGCACAAGAAAGTACAGACGGTTGGAACAACGCAGGTACAGGGCACGCCGCTTATTGCGAGCTGAACTACACACCGATGTTGAAAGACGGCTCAATTGACACCACAAAAGCGTTTAAGATTAATACGGCTTTTGAAGTCAGCTTACAATTTTGGGCATACCTTGTTAAACAAGGAGCACTTCCTACTCCACGTCAGTTTATCAATCCTACACCTCATCAAAGTTTCGTTTGGGGTGATGAGAATGTGGCCTTCCTTAAAAAGCGTTATGAAACGTTAAGCCAAACCGTAGCGTTTAAGGATATGGAATACAGCGAAGATCCAGAGGTATTGCGCCAATGGATGCCGTTGGTTATGCAAAACCGTAGCCCTGATGAGAAAGTAGCTGGTACGCGTGTACGCTATGGCTCAGATGTCGATTTTGGCTCGCTAGCGCGTAACATGGCTGAATGCCTGAATCGCTCAGAAAATTTTGCGATGAAGTTAGGTTGTAAAGTTAAAGATCTAGTCAAGCAACCTGACGGACAGTGGAAAGTAGAGATTAAGGATCTTAAATCCGGTCAGCATGAAACCGTGGTGGCTAAATTTGTCTTCTTAGGCGCGGGCGGTGGAGCATTGCCGCTGTTACAGAAGTCGAACATAGTTGAAGGGAACGGCTATGGTGGTTTCCCGGTAAGCGGTCAGTGGTTAGTCTGTAAAAAGCCAGAAATTGTTAGCAAGCATTTAGCGAAAGTTTACGGTAAAGCACCGATTGGTGCTCCACCAATGTCGGTTCCTCATTTAGATACTCGCATCATTAATGGTGAAAAAGCACTATTGTTTGGTCCTTTTGCAGGCTTTACTACGAAGTTCTTAAAACAGGGTTCTATTTTTGATCTTCCGAAAAGTGTGAAAATGGATAACATTAAATCTATGTTGTCTGTGGGTAAAAACAACATGGATTTAACCCGTTACCTGATTAGTGAAGTGTTGCAATCTCATGATTCTCGCGTTGACGCGCTACGTAAGTTTTTCCCTGACGCCAAAAATGAAGATTGGACGTTGTCTTATGCTGGTCAGCGCGTGCAGATCATCAAAAAAGACCCCGCTGGTGGCGGTAAATTAGAGTTTGGTACCGAAGTGATCATTGCTGAGGACGGATCTATCTCTGCTTTGCTAGGAGCTTCTCCAGGTGCATCTACTGCTGTGGATACGATGGTTACTTTGGTAGAGCGCTGCTTCGCTGACCGAATGGCATCGCCAGAGTGGCAAGCTAAGATGAAAGAGATGATACCTTCTTACGGACAATCTCTTATCGAGAATCCAGAGCTGCTTAGAACTGTTCGTAAATACTCACTGGAAACATTAAAGCTTGATGAGAATTACGAGTAA
- a CDS encoding GrxA family glutaredoxin, whose amino-acid sequence MERITIFGRPGCGFCTRAVQLCKDKNFDFRYVDIHEEGITKADLEKSVGKPVETVPQIFLGKEPIGGYTEFAKKVAEMGV is encoded by the coding sequence ATGGAACGTATTACGATTTTTGGCCGTCCAGGCTGTGGTTTTTGCACACGCGCAGTGCAATTATGCAAAGATAAAAATTTTGACTTCCGATATGTAGACATTCATGAAGAAGGCATCACGAAAGCTGATTTGGAAAAAAGCGTCGGCAAACCGGTAGAAACAGTGCCACAAATTTTTCTTGGCAAGGAACCTATCGGAGGCTACACCGAATTTGCAAAAAAAGTTGCTGAAATGGGTGTCTAG